Part of the Ornithodoros turicata isolate Travis chromosome 6, ASM3712646v1, whole genome shotgun sequence genome, CTTGAAGCTATATCGATCAAACATGAGTATCTCAAAGGTGCTGAAATGTAAGCTGATAATTGAAAATTGGTTACTCGGTACAGTTATTGGTTATTTCTCTAGCATTTTTGTGGTTTCGCATGTCGTAATTGTAAAATATAGACATGTTTTGAAAGGTGTTGTTGCAGAGCTATTGTTCGTTTATATTTAGACGAGTCCACAAAcatttttctgtttttaattttgtccttttttttacAACGAATTTGACAAAATGGTGACAAGGGGGCGTGACAAACGAAGGTAGGCATAGCATGGACATGGTATGATCCAGTTTGGCAAGCTGAGGGAGCTGCACTCCTCGTGGGCAGCCAGGGCGAGATTGGAGTATCTAGTCCATCATATTCATAGGCACACGAGCGAAAGCCACGCCACGTCTACTGTAAGCAGACTTGACCCCTTATGTTTGCCTGCTATTGCAAGTCTTGTGGTAATACTGAAAACTAAATCTAGAGGGTGATGCTTCAACAGTTCTAGGACTAAGAAATTTGCACGTTAGACTATATGCCTTTGATGCTCCAAATCCATCTCGCATAGTGCCAGTACGCTGCCTGCGAGCCCTTCTGATAAGGGTCGTGAAATGGGTGGCAATGACAAGAGCCTCGTGACGTCAGTAGGATGGATCAGTTTTGCATGTCGTGCAGCAAAAGGTGAGAAAAATAGTCccaagtttcatgaaagaaggaagttgCTGTGATTTTTTGTGTATActctttctgtgttccagtctcagaacttCTCAACTCTCATTTATCATATAGTTCTTGCGGATGTGACTCATTTATTCACTTTTGTGCTTGCACTTCTAGAGCTACAGATAAAAAAAGATACATAAATTTGCCTATAGTGCCTATAATGCAATTTTTAGTGCGCAAATGGGGATTCTTAGTGCATTTTACAGGCGCGTAAATCAAGAACTTCTTGTTTTTTGCTTCAAAATCAGGCACTGGTAATCACAAGTCTGTTTGGGTCAAAACAGCATTTCATAATAATCACCGTATCATTTGCAGCTGTTAACTTTAGCTGAAATACGATTTTCAGCATTTCTCTTCGTTTCTTGATAATATATCTGACAATCAGGCTATTCTGATTTCTTACTTTTTGCTGTTTGGTGATTTTAGTTACCCAGTGTCGATTGCTCATTCTACTCGTACCAGCAAATTTGGTGAACTATAAGGCTCAAGGTCTCTTATCGCCTTAGTTTCTCGATTACCATGGCCTTCTCCAGCCAAATATATTTCAGAACTGCTCCTCCAACATGCTGGATTTGGTAATTAGCATGTTTCATATGAAGGACATAACAACAACTTCTATCGCATTAGTTCAGCCTGACAAATATAATCCAGTCTTGAACGCTATTTTTCCCCTTACCACTAATCGACAATATCTAGAGGCCAGAAATAGCTATGAGTACAGGAGAGGTGACTACTTTACAGCTGTGCAGTTTTTATGCCAGTTCTGACTGGTCTCCAGTAACAAACACTGATGACATTGTAGCGGCACCGCTGCCGTCATCAGCTCATCGTCACCTGCCCAGATCATCTCGTGCCGCGACCGTTGCGCTGGCCAAACAATAAAGCAGTCCAGACGTAGCCTCTGGCCAGAACGGACCTACCTTGTTGTCTCGTcatattggtgacccgaacactTTTAGAACGCTGCCGTCTCGCGCCGGTTCCCTCAAGCCATGTCCAACGGCGATCCACAGGCCCCGGCTCAGCCCCAACCGCCATCTCTGGCAGGCGTCGCCGTCAAGCTTCCACCTTACTTCGACCGTAACCCGGCAGTCTGGTTTCTTCAAGCGGAGGCCCAGTTCAACCTTGCCGGCGTGAGCTCACAGCAAACCAGATACTATCATGTCATATCAGCCCTTACACCTGCTGCTGCAGAAGAGGTGTATGACATTCTTGCGGCCCCTTCACCCACAACCCCTTACGATCAGCTGAAGAAAGCGCTGCTCCAGCGAACCACGGCTTCTGACCGATCTCGCATCCAGCAACTTCTATCTGCTGAGGAGCTGGGGGATCGTCGTCCAACACAGCTTTTAAGGCGCATGCGTCAGCTGTTGGGTTCCCAGCCGACAGCGACCGACGACACCTTCTTCCGTGAACTATTTTTGCAGCGCTTGCCGCAGAATGTGCAGATGGTTCTAGCCACTGCCTCTGACATGTCCCTGGACAAACTTGCCACCCTGGCTGACGCTGTGTTTGAGGTCGCCAACCCCGCGGTTTCTGCAGTCATCCCCGCCACCTCTGCACAGCCGTCGCCATCACCACCGACGCAGCCGCCGCATTCCTCTGACGTTGCGGAACTTTGCCGCGAGGTCAAGAACTTAACCGCACTTATTGCCGCCTCCCATGTCTCGCCACACgtccgcgattcctctcgccgCCGTACAAGTCGCAGTCCTCGTCGTTTCCGGCACCGTTCACCGACTCCACGCGATTCCAGCCCAGCTCATACGGTCTGCTGGTACCACCGGAAATTCGGAGCCGATGCA contains:
- the LOC135397445 gene encoding uncharacterized protein LOC135397445 produces the protein MSNGDPQAPAQPQPPSLAGVAVKLPPYFDRNPAVWFLQAEAQFNLAGVSSQQTRYYHVISALTPAAAEEVYDILAAPSPTTPYDQLKKALLQRTTASDRSRIQQLLSAEELGDRRPTQLLRRMRQLLGSQPTATDDTFFRELFLQRLPQNVQMVLATASDMSLDKLATLADAVFEVANPAVSAVIPATSAQPSPSPPTQPPHSSDVAELCREVKNLTALIAASHVSPHVRDSSRRRTSRSPRRFRHRSPTPRDSSPAHTVCWYHRKFGADARHCFLPCSWQPGNPAVDH